A single genomic interval of Aedes aegypti strain LVP_AGWG chromosome 1, AaegL5.0 Primary Assembly, whole genome shotgun sequence harbors:
- the LOC5569483 gene encoding uncharacterized protein LOC5569483 has product MRKLSVNTGGMSRQSKQAPQVKKVMPPAVPDVYGRTTTGAGVVASSQAAAYATSAAAGSSVDDNGGFIIQQETPSSLMLRYDHTDFADDQGIDLTQSPGRDSPISLSGSAGSGSRHSTASLDSGRASSYLTGASTSSNRSAGGYGTLNSPRCSVSSCSIGSGNRLSNHSNRSDHDIISEWLMEVHFHEYTYLFLEAGYDLPTIARMTPEDLTAIGIKQPTHRERLKRHIDALKLPDALPNYVPGSIEEWLRLLRLEEYVQPLLAQGYETVNDVTQLTWEDLEDIGIVKLGHQKKILLAIKRVKDIISGKLGVPAYVGAAMPLPQPTTAALHCQPMRPQFDESLEPKQLTYSTFMRQPAVPGADPYYCQQHLPQQPISYPHVHFDGTQAIYRRSSYDDSDITPTNEMSSLMSGEHHGTAANAPINHQQYYQGGGTLPRQHQRNSYGVRLTLCQTPASTTQRQRPIAKIVANNLKLAPTSDGGPAPPYPNPISIGHIENVEMATAALDAMHFSNYSSFNHHPLKYNPTPPSQQPQPIYHNQIILQQQQQQQQQQQFYSNYAGQTHQTTVEIHKTQHDNKSNSSLESIDQIPFANENAGTIKQRSMNRCGDHHPMQHMLSHSSSSTSSSSSTGSITTTLAGCIQQLSPPQTDPQTPSSVSNCSKTLTGSSNSGSVKGSATTSPTAATSGVVVQQQVGVVGTNVLNDIGNMLANLTDELDAMLEEENRAGISDIE; this is encoded by the coding sequence ATGCGAAAGCTAAGTGTCAATACGGGAGGCATGTCAAGACAATCCAAACAGGCACCTCAAGTGAAGAAGGTGATGCCACCGGCTGTTCCGGACGTTTACGGAAGAACGACAACCGGTGCCGGAGTGGTGGCAAGCTCACAGGCGGCTGCTTACGCAACTTCAGCGGCAGCCGGTAGCTCAGTGGACGACAACGGAGGTTTTATAATACAACAGGAAACGCCCTCGTCCCTGATGCTGCGCTACGATCATACGGATTTCGCCGATGATCAAGGAATTGATCTCACGCAGTCGCCCGGTCGCGACAGTCCAATCAGTCTGTCCGGGTCGGCTGGCTCCGGCTCGAGACACTCAACGGCGAGTTTAGACTCAGGACGGGCCTCCTCCTATCTAACAGGAGCATCCACATCTTCCAATCGCAGTGCCGGAGGCTACGGAACGCTCAACTCTCCGCGCTGTTCGGTTAGTTCATGTTCCATCGGCAGCGGTAATCGGCTAAGCAATCACTCCAATCGCAGCGATCATGACATTATATCAGAATGGCTCATGGAGGTTCATTTTCACGAGTATACTTATCTATTTCTCGAAGCGGGATACGATCTACCTACAATAGCACGAATGACACCGGAAGATCTTACGGCGATCGGTATCAAACAGCCGACGCATCGCGAACGACTGAAGCGACACATCGATGCGCTCAAATTACCTGATGCTTTGCCTAACTACGTCCCTGGTTCAATTGAGGAATGGCTACGATTGTTAAGACTCGAAGAGTACGTTCAACCACTATTGGCGCAAGGCTACGAAACAGTTAACGATGTCACGCAGCTGACGTGGGAAGATCTAGAAGATATCGGGATCGTAAAACTCGGCCATCAAAAAAAGATCTTACTCGCCATAAAGCGTGTGAAAGATATCATCAGCGGAAAACTGGGCGTCCCGGCATACGTAGGCGCAGCAATGCCGTTACCACAGCCAACGACCGCTGCCCTTCATTGTCAACCGATGCGTCCTCAGTTTGACGAGTCCCTAGAACCCAAACAGCTAACCTATTCAACCTTCATGCGGCAACCTGCCGTTCCCGGGGCAGATCCGTATTACTGTCAACAGCACCTTCCACAACAACCGATCTCTTACCCTCATGTCCATTTCGACGGTACCCAGGCAATTTATCGTCGTAGCTCGTACGATGACAGCGACATCACGCCCACTAATGAGATGTCATCGTTGATGAGCGGTGAGCATCATGGGACGGCAGCTAATGCCCCTATAAATCATCAGCAATACTACCAAGGTGGAGGAACGCTCCCTCGGCAGCATCAACGCAACAGCTACGGCGTCCGGTTAACACTATGTCAAACCCCTGCCAGCACCACTCAACGACAACGACCGATAGCGAAAATTGTAGCAAATAATCTTAAGCTGGCGCCAACGTCCGACGGTGGACCAGCTCCCCCTTACCCCAACCCCATCTCAATCGGTCACATAGAAAATGTGGAAATGGCCACCGCCGCCCTAGACGCCATGCATTTCTCCAATTACTCTTCCTTCAATCACCATCCGCTGAAATACAATCCCACGCCTCCTAGCCAACAACCGCAGCCAATCTACCACAATCAGATAATCCTccagcaacagcaacaacaacagcagcagcaacaattcTACTCCAACTATGCCGGCCAGACGCACCAAACGACAGTCGAGATCCACAAAACGCAGCACGACAACAAGAGCAACTCCAGTCTGGAGTCGATCGATCAGATTCCGTTCGCCAACGAGAACGCCGGCACGATCAAGCAGCGATCGATGAACCGTTGCGGCGATCATCACCCAATGCAGCACATGCTATCCCATTCATCGTCTTCGACGTCGTCCTCTTCGTCGACGGGGTCGATCACGACGACCCTGGCCGGGTGTATTCAGCAGCTTTCGCCGCCACAAACCGATCCCCAAACACCTTCGTCCGTGTCCAATTGCTCAAAAACGCTGACTGGTAGCAGCAACAGTGGCAGCGTCAAAGGATCGGCCACCACTTCGCCGACCGCGGCGACATCGGGAGTTGTGGTTCAGCAGCAGGTCGGAGTCGTCGGGACGAACGTGCTGAACGACATCGGCAACATGTTGGCCAACCTGACGGACGAACTCGATGCCATGCTGGAGGAGGAGAACCGGGCCGGGATTAGCGATATAGA